One Streptomyces sp. L2 genomic window carries:
- a CDS encoding VTT domain-containing protein: protein MTWLSSATAFAAATTSTLRPEYAQPAIGYPTLFLLVLAGALVPVVPTGALVSSAAVVAFHRTATVPYSLALVFVTAALGAFLGDAALYWLGRRGLRSKNGSRWLEAIRSRAPEERLAQAREKLGEHGVAVLVLSRLVPAGRLPVMLACLLAEWPLRRFSRGNVLACVAWAVTYQVIGILGGSLFEEPWEGVVVAVALTVVVSVAPGVWRRLRGLTGGLRRPGQDA from the coding sequence GTGACGTGGCTGTCGTCCGCGACGGCGTTCGCCGCGGCCACGACGTCGACGCTGCGGCCGGAGTACGCGCAGCCGGCGATCGGCTATCCGACGCTGTTCCTGCTGGTGCTGGCCGGTGCGCTGGTGCCGGTGGTGCCGACGGGGGCCCTGGTGAGTTCGGCGGCGGTGGTGGCGTTCCACCGGACGGCGACGGTGCCGTACTCGCTGGCGCTGGTGTTCGTGACGGCGGCGCTCGGGGCGTTCCTGGGGGACGCGGCGCTGTACTGGCTGGGCCGGCGCGGGCTGCGGTCGAAGAACGGTTCGCGCTGGCTGGAGGCGATCCGGTCGCGGGCACCGGAGGAGCGGCTGGCGCAGGCGCGGGAGAAGCTGGGCGAGCACGGGGTGGCCGTGCTGGTGCTGTCCCGGCTGGTCCCCGCGGGCCGGCTGCCGGTGATGCTGGCGTGTCTGCTGGCGGAGTGGCCGCTGCGGAGGTTCAGCCGGGGCAACGTGCTCGCGTGTGTGGCGTGGGCGGTCACCTATCAGGTGATCGGGATACTGGGCGGGTCGTTGTTCGAGGAGCCCTGGGAAGGGGTGGTCGTGGCGGTCGCCCTCACCGTCGTGGTGAGTGTGGCGCCCGGTGTGTGGCGGCGGCTGCGGGGGCTCACCGGCGGGCTACGGCGTCCCGGCCAGGACGCGTGA
- a CDS encoding aminotransferase class I/II-fold pyridoxal phosphate-dependent enzyme produces the protein MRRTDPVGHGPVRFGPPLPDDGLPVLPELAAVLAASAGRADAQPVGGAPAVLEAACGYWTRRGLPCVPDRVTAGPGAPALLLALTAALGGDRGENGQGGDVLVPRPCAAWWAPYARLLGRPVFHVPTPAESGGVPDPYALLETVRRVRAEGGDPRLLVLSVADDPTATVAPPELLHETVEAAAAEGLHLVSDETWRDTVHAPHETVLLSPAEMLPDRVTVVTDLAGSLLPAGWPAAVARFPEGAAGAALHARVLDVLTVLGARVAGPVATAAGYALDEPEPVTERRAAAVRLHARVAAAAHEAVVAGGALARPPQAGRHLYADLDPLREPLAAQGVGDAQELEDLLTARLGRPVPGGHRFGDDLGALRVRLGTAGLLGGTDEERAAGLTSPSPRELPHVQRALISLRSVFEDLRDDAQRWEPPR, from the coding sequence ATGCGGCGGACGGATCCCGTAGGCCACGGCCCCGTCCGCTTCGGGCCTCCCCTTCCCGACGACGGCCTGCCGGTCCTCCCCGAACTCGCCGCCGTCCTCGCCGCCTCGGCGGGCCGCGCCGACGCCCAGCCGGTCGGCGGCGCCCCCGCCGTCCTCGAAGCGGCCTGCGGCTACTGGACCCGGCGCGGCCTGCCCTGCGTCCCCGACCGGGTGACTGCCGGCCCCGGTGCCCCCGCCCTGCTGCTCGCCCTCACCGCCGCGCTCGGCGGCGACCGGGGCGAGAACGGCCAGGGCGGCGATGTCCTGGTGCCCCGCCCGTGCGCCGCCTGGTGGGCGCCGTACGCCCGCCTCCTCGGCAGACCCGTCTTCCACGTGCCGACCCCCGCCGAGAGCGGCGGCGTACCCGACCCCTACGCCCTCCTGGAGACCGTCCGCCGCGTCCGCGCCGAGGGCGGCGACCCGCGGCTGCTGGTGCTGTCCGTCGCCGACGACCCCACCGCCACCGTCGCCCCGCCCGAACTCCTCCACGAGACCGTCGAGGCGGCAGCCGCCGAAGGACTGCACCTGGTCAGCGACGAGACCTGGCGCGACACCGTGCACGCCCCCCACGAGACCGTGCTGCTCAGCCCCGCCGAGATGCTCCCCGACCGGGTCACCGTCGTCACCGACCTGGCCGGCTCGCTGCTCCCCGCCGGCTGGCCCGCCGCCGTCGCCCGCTTCCCGGAAGGAGCCGCGGGCGCCGCGCTGCACGCGCGCGTGCTCGACGTGCTCACCGTGCTCGGCGCACGCGTGGCCGGACCCGTCGCCACCGCCGCCGGGTACGCCCTCGACGAACCGGAACCCGTCACCGAGCGCCGCGCCGCCGCCGTACGCCTGCACGCGCGCGTGGCCGCTGCCGCACACGAGGCGGTCGTCGCCGGCGGCGCCCTCGCCCGGCCCCCGCAGGCCGGCCGTCACCTGTACGCCGACCTCGACCCGCTGCGCGAACCGCTCGCCGCACAAGGCGTCGGCGACGCACAGGAACTGGAGGACCTGCTGACCGCCCGGCTCGGCCGGCCCGTACCCGGCGGCCACCGCTTCGGCGACGACCTGGGCGCCCTGCGCGTCCGGCTCGGCACGGCCGGGCTGCTGGGCGGCACGGACGAGGAACGTGCCGCAGGCCTCACGTCACCCTCACCGCGGGAACTGCCACACGTGCAACGCGCGTTGATCTCCTTGAGGTCCGTGTTCGAAGACCTCCGCGACGACGCTCAGCGATGGGAGCCTCCTCGATGA
- a CDS encoding MBL fold metallo-hydrolase translates to MPVEITWWGHATCTVEDSNTRVLTDPLFARRLAHLRRRRGAPPPAEARRADLVLVSHLHADHLHVPSLAGLAPGTLLLVPQGARRAVPGLRRLRHLRVTEVAPGDAVRAGDLRVRVVPARHDGRRLPVGPHRCPALGYVVEGEARTYFAGDTGLFASMAEEVGPVEVALLPVGGWGPYLGEGHLDAGRAAQALARLAPRAAVPVHYGTYWPIGMDGVRPHEFHAPGDEFVRLAAAAAPGVDVHKLGHGEGVRLEVAR, encoded by the coding sequence GTGCCGGTGGAGATCACCTGGTGGGGTCACGCCACGTGCACGGTGGAGGATTCGAACACGCGGGTGCTCACCGACCCGTTGTTCGCGCGCCGGCTGGCGCATCTGCGCCGGCGCCGGGGCGCGCCGCCGCCGGCGGAGGCCCGCCGCGCTGATCTGGTGCTGGTCTCCCACCTGCACGCCGATCATCTGCACGTGCCGTCGCTGGCCGGTCTGGCCCCGGGCACGCTCCTGCTCGTGCCCCAGGGCGCACGACGGGCGGTGCCCGGACTGCGCCGGCTCCGGCACCTGCGGGTCACCGAGGTCGCCCCGGGGGACGCGGTGCGGGCCGGTGACCTGCGGGTGCGAGTGGTGCCGGCGCGGCACGACGGGCGGCGGCTGCCGGTGGGCCCGCATCGCTGTCCCGCGCTGGGGTACGTCGTGGAGGGCGAGGCGCGGACCTATTTCGCCGGGGACACGGGCCTGTTCGCGTCGATGGCGGAGGAGGTCGGGCCGGTGGAGGTGGCGCTGCTGCCGGTGGGCGGCTGGGGCCCGTACCTCGGGGAGGGGCATCTGGACGCGGGGCGGGCGGCGCAGGCGCTGGCCCGGCTGGCGCCGCGCGCCGCGGTGCCGGTGCACTACGGCACGTACTGGCCGATCGGCATGGACGGGGTGCGCCCGCACGAGTTCCACGCGCCGGGCGACGAGTTCGTGCGCCTGGCGGCCGCGGCCGCGCCCGGGGTGGACGTGCACAAGCTGGGGCACGGCGAGGGCGTGCGGCTGGAGGTCGCGCGGTGA
- a CDS encoding MBL fold metallo-hydrolase, with translation MTQQTRPPRPSRPPGPSTPSATPSATQSATPVTSTEPRTAGAARPAAGPSAPAPSAPAPSAPAPSAPAPSAPAPPAPAPLAPSSPPLAEPRPPGEHRVWPRTFHDRLTAPLPGLKALARFAREGAVRPRADGLADIPRLPYEPAPLPRADARTLAVTWAGHASWVIRIGGLTVLTDPVWSRRILGTPARITPVGVAWHDLPPVDAVVISHNHYDHLDAPTLRRLPRDTPVFVPAGLGRWFRRRKFTRITELDWWEASELSGTRFDFVPAHHWSKRTLTDTCHSLWGGWILTAPDSRRVHFAGDTGYGHWFARIGRRYPGIDLTLMPIGAYDPRWWLRDVHCDPEEAVRATVDLGARAMAPMHWGTFVLSAEPVLEPLTRVRAAWERAGLDRDDLWDLPVGASRVLAGTP, from the coding sequence ATGACGCAGCAGACCCGACCGCCGCGCCCGAGCCGACCGCCCGGCCCGTCCACGCCCTCCGCCACGCCCTCCGCCACGCAGTCCGCCACGCCGGTCACCTCCACCGAGCCCCGCACGGCCGGGGCGGCGAGACCGGCCGCCGGCCCGTCCGCGCCCGCGCCCTCCGCCCCGGCGCCCTCCGCCCCGGCGCCCTCCGCCCCGGCGCCCTCCGCCCCGGCGCCCCCCGCGCCGGCACCCCTCGCCCCCTCCTCCCCGCCCCTGGCCGAGCCCCGCCCGCCGGGCGAACACCGCGTGTGGCCGCGCACGTTCCACGACCGGCTCACCGCACCCCTGCCCGGCCTGAAGGCACTCGCCCGCTTCGCCCGCGAAGGTGCCGTACGGCCCCGCGCCGACGGACTCGCCGACATCCCCCGACTGCCGTACGAACCCGCCCCGTTGCCCCGCGCCGACGCCCGCACCCTCGCCGTCACCTGGGCCGGGCACGCCAGTTGGGTCATCCGGATCGGCGGGCTCACCGTCCTCACCGACCCCGTATGGTCCCGCCGTATCCTCGGCACCCCCGCCCGCATCACCCCCGTCGGCGTCGCCTGGCACGACCTGCCGCCCGTCGACGCCGTCGTCATCAGCCACAACCACTACGACCACCTCGACGCCCCCACCCTGCGCCGACTGCCCCGCGACACCCCGGTGTTCGTGCCGGCCGGACTCGGCCGCTGGTTCCGGCGCCGGAAGTTCACCCGGATCACCGAGCTGGACTGGTGGGAGGCGTCCGAACTCTCCGGCACCCGCTTCGACTTCGTGCCGGCGCACCACTGGTCCAAGCGCACCCTCACCGACACCTGCCACAGCCTGTGGGGCGGCTGGATCCTCACCGCCCCCGACAGCCGCCGCGTGCACTTCGCCGGCGACACCGGCTACGGCCACTGGTTCGCCCGCATCGGCCGCCGCTACCCCGGCATCGACCTCACCCTCATGCCCATCGGCGCCTACGACCCCCGCTGGTGGCTGAGGGACGTCCACTGCGACCCCGAGGAAGCGGTCCGCGCCACCGTCGACCTCGGCGCCCGCGCCATGGCCCCCATGCACTGGGGCACCTTCGTGCTCTCGGCCGAACCCGTCCTCGAACCGCTCACCCGGGTGCGGGCCGCCTGGGAGCGGGCGGGACTGGACCGGGACGACCTGTGGGACCTGCCGGTCGGCGCGTCACGCGTCCTGGCCGGGACGCCGTAG